One Kitasatospora viridis genomic region harbors:
- a CDS encoding LCP family protein: MAEPDRPGRVRAGGRGTGVATVAGRAVVLGAGLAVLAASGFTYYTYASLSAGLTTSKALAGVQRSAPPHLDNSVNLLLIGLDSRKDMNGNDLPPQFVQDELHAGDSSEVGGYNTNTLIVLHMPADDGKVTALSIPRDDYVQTYGADGGMHKIKEAYGIAKAAAEPKLAAQGLKGAQLEQQSRDAGRAATLATVQNFLGIPIDHFAEINLLGFYDIAQAVGPVTVCLNHATSDPAEDGQGSGFSGQAGLNTLNASQALAFVRQRHNLPGGDLDRTHRQQAFIASVENKLKDEGLFNDLGRMQSLLDVVKKDVVIDDKLDILDFAQQATDLTGGNVEFNTLPITGFATIGGEDVNTVDPALIAREVQQLFGHDPGPAPTASGTPGPTPPPTPAPATTSPAAAPSPSQAPVAASGSSSSDPAAGLPMQGPAVSMGGIPCVN; the protein is encoded by the coding sequence GTGGCTGAGCCCGATCGGCCGGGCCGGGTGCGGGCCGGGGGCCGCGGCACCGGGGTGGCGACGGTGGCCGGGCGGGCGGTGGTGCTCGGGGCCGGGCTGGCCGTGCTGGCGGCCAGCGGGTTCACCTACTACACCTACGCCTCGCTGAGCGCGGGGCTGACCACCTCCAAGGCGCTCGCGGGCGTGCAGCGCAGCGCGCCGCCGCACCTGGACAACTCGGTCAACCTGTTGCTGATCGGCCTGGACAGCCGCAAGGACATGAACGGCAACGACCTGCCCCCGCAGTTCGTGCAGGACGAGCTGCACGCCGGGGACAGCAGCGAGGTCGGCGGCTACAACACCAACACGCTGATCGTGCTGCACATGCCGGCCGACGACGGCAAGGTGACGGCGCTGTCGATCCCGCGCGACGACTACGTGCAGACGTACGGCGCGGACGGCGGGATGCACAAGATCAAGGAGGCCTACGGCATCGCGAAGGCGGCGGCCGAGCCGAAGCTGGCCGCCCAGGGGCTGAAGGGTGCTCAGCTGGAGCAGCAGAGCCGGGACGCGGGGCGGGCGGCGACGCTGGCCACCGTGCAGAACTTCCTCGGCATCCCGATCGACCACTTCGCCGAGATCAACCTGCTGGGCTTCTACGACATCGCGCAGGCGGTGGGGCCAGTGACGGTCTGTCTGAACCACGCGACCAGCGACCCGGCGGAGGACGGCCAGGGCTCCGGGTTCTCCGGCCAGGCGGGGCTGAACACGCTGAACGCCTCGCAGGCGCTGGCCTTCGTGCGCCAGCGGCACAACCTGCCGGGCGGCGACCTGGACCGGACGCACCGTCAGCAGGCCTTCATCGCCTCGGTGGAGAACAAGCTGAAGGACGAGGGGCTGTTCAACGACCTCGGCCGGATGCAGTCGCTGCTCGACGTGGTGAAGAAGGACGTGGTGATCGACGACAAGCTGGACATCCTGGACTTCGCCCAGCAGGCCACCGATCTGACCGGCGGCAACGTCGAGTTCAACACCCTGCCGATCACCGGCTTCGCGACCATCGGCGGCGAGGACGTCAACACGGTGGACCCGGCGCTGATCGCCCGGGAGGTGCAGCAGCTGTTCGGCCACGACCCGGGTCCGGCGCCGACGGCGAGCGGCACCCCGGGGCCGACTCCGCCGCCGACCCCGGCGCCGGCCACGACCTCCCCGGCGGCCGCGCCGTCCCCGTCACAGGCCCCGGTCGCGGCGAGCGGGTCGAGCAGCTCCGATCCGGCGGCCGGC
- a CDS encoding DUF6542 domain-containing protein, with translation MAGPAEPQGGGAVARSPRARSAVVLLLVGLPVAGALVDEAIGPGLGLIFGGSVVVGTAAATALASRAGWWWVLPACPTLVLALSAAAELLGDPHRYRGTKGLATGAIRWGVDGFPVMLAALGAAAVVVLVRIVRDRRNRRG, from the coding sequence GTGGCGGGACCGGCTGAGCCGCAGGGCGGTGGTGCGGTGGCGCGGTCTCCGCGTGCCCGGTCGGCGGTGGTGCTGCTGCTGGTGGGGCTGCCGGTGGCCGGTGCGCTGGTGGACGAGGCGATCGGGCCGGGGCTGGGGCTGATCTTCGGCGGGTCGGTGGTGGTCGGGACGGCGGCGGCGACCGCGCTGGCCAGCCGGGCGGGGTGGTGGTGGGTGCTGCCCGCCTGCCCGACGCTGGTGCTCGCGCTGTCGGCGGCCGCCGAGCTGCTCGGTGACCCGCACCGGTACCGGGGCACCAAGGGGCTGGCCACCGGGGCGATCCGCTGGGGCGTCGACGGGTTCCCGGTGATGCTCGCGGCGCTCGGGGCGGCGGCGGTCGTGGTGCTGGTGAGGATCGTCCGAGACAGGAGGAACCGTCGTGGCTGA
- a CDS encoding universal stress protein: MGVSGGRGSAGAVRRALREAGGGAVELVLVHAWRPPGGERSFRRHPDARGLAEVREAAAGRLDEALRSALAGAGPGTAVRGALVRGRPRRVLVAVTDRGADLLVVGAGRGLLRRGLRRSVTAHCLRHAGCPVLTVPGP, from the coding sequence GTGGGCGTGAGCGGGGGGCGGGGGAGTGCCGGCGCGGTGCGGCGGGCGTTGCGGGAGGCAGGGGGTGGGGCGGTGGAGTTGGTGCTGGTGCACGCGTGGCGGCCGCCGGGGGGTGAGCGGAGTTTCCGGCGGCACCCGGATGCGCGCGGGCTGGCCGAGGTGCGGGAGGCGGCGGCCGGGCGGCTCGACGAGGCGTTGCGCAGTGCGTTGGCCGGGGCGGGGCCGGGGACGGCCGTGCGCGGTGCGCTGGTGCGGGGCCGGCCGCGGCGGGTGCTGGTGGCGGTCACCGATCGGGGTGCCGACCTGTTGGTGGTGGGTGCGGGCCGGGGTCTGCTGCGGCGGGGGCTGCGGCGCTCGGTGACGGCGCACTGTCTGCGGCACGCGGGGTGTCCGGTGCTGACGGTGCCCGGTCCGTAG